In the Ornithodoros turicata isolate Travis chromosome 5, ASM3712646v1, whole genome shotgun sequence genome, AGTCAAGAATACTAATTAGGAAGACATGAACTTTTTAACTTTCCCAAATTTCCGGATTCTGCGGAATACATTTTTGTTCAGGAACGTGGGATTGGGCAGTCGCCGTGTAGTCGGCAAGACTCAAGGTCTACAATGTAGAGTGCATGCGCACATAGAATATAAAACGGTCTTTGAAATCGCCACCATAGCGGGCTTCACCTAGACGATTAGGAAATGGCGGCTTGCTGGAATGCGGAATCTGCTGTTAAAAGCCGGGGAATATTTTTTGCGCTAGTAGAAGTTGATGGCGTGCGTCAGCTGCGCACGAATCAACACTAAAGAGGGAATTTTACACCAATATTTTATTCGACGAAGCGGGCTTCCCTTCTAAGACCATCCAGATGAGGAATATCTGCCGCAGTTTCTACACCAACAATGGAAAAAGGAATCCGTAAACTGCACTCGATTTTCATCTTGCTTTTTTGACTCTCTTTTCGCAATTTGTAGTCTTCCAAAATTAACGGAATTACGCAGATACTAGGAAGGCGGCGCTTGACCCCTTGGATGGTCTTTGTTCGCAGAAGAGTGGTGAGGTACCAGGGAGTGAGGGGGGGTCACTGTCCGACGATGACCTACTTCCAGCCACCTGTGTACTTTCTTTGCCCACACGACCGGGAATGCATCATCAAGCtcgacgtcacgactgacgcttcGTGGTAAATGCTGCTCGGCCCTCTCGTTTCGTGTTTGCACACATACGTATGGACGCGTAGGCGAAATATCATCTGACGCAAAGATGGCGGAATGTGGGGTACGGTGGCGCCGCATGGCGAGCAGAACTTGCATAGTGTGGTCGCGAAAATGAGAAACACGGCGGTGCGTAAAGGTGGTTTGCAGCTTCCTGTCAAAGTGACGTAAGGGAAGCTGCAATGTCACGTGACTTTACGCTTCCGGCccgaagttctgctggagtcgcatagcgtcagcgtgttttcgAAAATAGGCGGATGTTCAGCGCATAACTGTACTAATTCTGCGGGAAAAAAAAGACATAAAATGTACCGCGTGCATGTGATCCTGCGCCTttgcaaaaatggcatcagcGTAAAATAAAATTGAACTATGGGCTGTAGGCACTTATCACCAAATGCCGTGCTGTGTACTTGCGATTTTGATTTGTACGTGGCTGCATTAACATTATAAActcataatgtgaaaataatttaATGGATGACGCAACTTCGTCTcaaactaaaagaaaaagacaTGTTCCTATGGTGACCGGCAATCAAGATGTGCGTGGTTCAAAtggttcaaatcccgccgctgtgtggctttttcgacgaccgTCTCATTTCTACTGTGCAATAACCCTAACATGCCATGTCATCGATGGTAACTGCTTTGTTCACCAAATCTTAGGAGTTTGTCCAGCTAGGACTTGTTGGGCGGATTGCATTTTAAATCTGTCGGGTCCGGGTAGGGTAGACTAATGCGTCCACGGGCCAGGCCTATAGGTCGGGCAGGGTTGTCGGCAGTCGGGTCTGGTTGGGGAAGTGTTCGTGGCTTCGGGTCGAGGCTCTGCCGATAAATTTATGCCCGTGCGGTGCTCTACCACGGTGACCATAGCTACGCTGACTATCACACGCTGTAAGCGCGTTAGCCAATTGAGTTGTGTGAAGTCTAGTTGTCTAATTTTGGGCAATTTCCTTATTTTTCTCACGTCCGTCTCGACTAACAAGTACGATGCAGTGGCACAGCGTTGTCCTTCGAGGCATCGAGAGCGCTTTATTATATCGATCGAGGAAACTCACCAGGCACATTTCGCAACCTCGGTAACCTCCAACACTGGACAAGTGGAATAGCGACGAATGTACAAAGATGCAAGAAAATCACTTTGCGAGTCAAACAGGGAGCAGAGCGACGGACACAACGTTATTCCCTCGAAGAAACAACTGGTTGACGTGCCTCTGCCACGGCACCAAATCctcacttttttctttcttcctgtgCCGTACTTGAACGGGTATCTTGACGTCATCTGCCGTTAACTTCTTTCGAGTCGTATCTCCGCTAGGTGCGCCGTGCAGACGAAGATGTTGCAGAGCTTCTTCGATTCTTTGGTCGCCATCGGTTGTTAATGGTTCCTGCACGACCAAATGTATTCAGTTTTCTAAACAGTTTCAACTCCATAGGTACTTCTCCCATTTGACGACATTGCACACTAAATGGTGCTCAGCCTTGCAAACAACAAACGTGAAGTCAAGGCTTCGTAAAGTGAAATTTTCAGGCGCACAGACATATTTGAAGGCGAAGCAGGATTAATGCATAAGGGTCTTTCTGTAGTCCAAATTCGTGGGTCTCACCGTGTACACGAAGCATAGCCTGTAAATATTTCCCAATGCCCTCTGTTGACATATTGCGCCTCGCTCACAGCTAGCTTTGctcgcagaaagaaaaaaaaaagagagagagaaagaccaAGAACAAACGGGAGAAAGCCTAATACAAAATCATCAAAAATCATCGTTGGGTATGTTCTCCCCCTATACAGCCTATAACCATGCTTCTTCACTTAATAAAGACAGTTATTAACTTAGCTACAGGTCACGCGTTTCCTTCAGCATTCCTGTTATTCCGGATGCTGTCTCACAGCGACGGCATTGAGACGTGTGATAAGAACGTTCACTGTTCTTCAGTTCAATATCCGCTTATTATCAGCCGCTGCAATTGCGTATGGGGCGAATGCGATCGAGTAATGCGTTTAAATCGAGTAAGTCGTGCCGCGTTTATCATTTGCACTAGTGCTTAACAGCAGAATACATTTCAGATTGCCGCGTGATAGAATTGTCTTGGCGTTTTCCTCACCTCCAGCATCCAGTCTGACTTTTGATTGGCGCAAGCTTAATAGCTTGTGCCAACTGTGTTTCCTCTACACCGGATGCTCTCTCACGGTTTTAAGGAGTATGGAGTCCTcgaacatatatttttattGCCGCGTGATATGAATATACTATCGTCTTCAGGAGCTGCTACGCAAAACATTTCCTTTGGGAAGCGCACACTTCCTAAGAAAATTATGACGAATTCGCGTTGTCATTTCCTGGCAGATTTCCGTTGTCAGACTTTGAGCACTTGTTGTTCGCTCAGTGAGTTAAACGTAGCAATCTCGCCTGTTCGTGTGGCGTTTTCCTAACGCCAGGAatctgccagctagcacttttttttttaccggtcCCGATCTGACCGGGCAGCGCAATGGCGGCGTTGCCCAACTGTATCCGCTGTCGTCACTTCCGCACCGCGAGGGCCCGCAGGTAGAAGTTAACAAGGgttagagcagacgacggaaccggaACACGAttgaccgcgatgcccctagcgtgatcctaAACTAAACTACTAGAACCGCTAGAATGACTAAACCGCTGGAATCATGGCTCTCACGGTCGGGTGgtaacggtcacgtgatccagcgcgggcgTCAGATGACTAGCAGTCTCCGAGCTCTAAGcagtgttgccacgaaatgacaaTGCGAATTCGCCACTAGTTTACAAAAGTGCGCGCAGCGACGATGGATCCTCCGTGCCCTGCCTTtgcgtgttgtgacgtcagatcatcCGAGCGCTTTTATGggctgccgagaatcgtctgctacagcgtGGGATCAAGGCGACTGGCCCACTGATCTGCGTCAAGTACGAAAACGAAAGAAAtggaacgaaagaaaaaaataaaagcgcgCGCCTCACTATGATGAGAAGGCAGCCCGAGAGAAGACCTCTTGCTACTCCTTCAGAATACGTATATAGGAATGATACTGTTCATCACGATAATTTCGAACAATAAACATCCCATATGATAAGGTCTGAGGTCATTACCTTAGTTTCTAGTTCTTGTTGTTCCGGGAGCGCAGGAGACCAACTACCTGGCTGTGTACATCGTACAGATTCATCAGGAGCTTGAGAAGTATGCCTCAGTACGATGCCCTTCCTACTGGGAGGTGTTCCAGGTGGTGTGTAGGAAGCCTTTTCGGAACCCGATTCATGAACGCGCAATTGCTCACTGTAAACATTCGCCTTCCGTCCGTCAGGTTCCACATGTTCAGCGGGTATTTTCTGACCAGTAGCATTTACAGAAGCCAACTGGTCCTTTGAGCATTGCGTCCCAACGCGTTCTTTTCCGTGACGTCTTGTTGGGTGAGGAGAAGACGGGTCCTCAGCTCTTCCAGAAACTGAGGAAGGCTTTATATCCGCTTCAGGCGAGTCTGTACTGCACGTTGTACGAGATTGACGTCTTGTAGACCGCGGTCTCGTCCTGCAGCCAGGATCACGTTCTTGATGCCTTTCGGTGTGGCTAGTCCGGCGCCCAGGTGATTCCCTCCTCCTTGGACGGACGTTGTCCTCGTCGTCCGAACTTTCGGGCGGGGTTCCTGGTGGTGTATGAGGGCCACTTTCGGTTCCCTGCGGTTCTAATAAAATGTCTGCATTGGTTACGTGAATACACGTAGTTATCAGAGATCTCGTATCGGGACATTGTTTCGACAAACGCCCGTGAAAGCACGAACAGTTCTACTGGTTCAGAACCATAGAATGTCGTAACCAAATACTTTTCCGAGGAAGTTGAATAGACAAAAGAAATCAAAGTGTATGGAGCCATCAAACCCCGATATCGAGAGAAACAGCTAGGACTGAGTTGACAGCCGCCGACGCCATATGCAAAATACTAGTGCCTGCTCTCATACTCAGTTGTTTCTAAATAATGTGCGGATGTAGAT is a window encoding:
- the LOC135396029 gene encoding uncharacterized protein LOC135396029, which translates into the protein MAAPKNNETCEMKSGDEIDLTREIRDPFAIFEEEAVRVPVPEAQPLGSLEEFEEKFLSGASVSTKASARDVQSEQTGSATFDVEATLQSRPRRKIRNVLTKMQDEAQNMGPMSILYRAVRDSRRVKVWTRSHTRVRGVLTAYVLAYDRHLNLALSDVDEVAMLPRRIKTPIYKIVQATPKGDLPGGTRGPEQKTTTSSEPQGTESGPHTPPGTPPESSDDEDNVRPRRRESPGRRTSHTERHQERDPGCRTRPRSTRRQSRTTCSTDSPEADIKPSSVSGRAEDPSSPHPTRRHGKERVGTQCSKDQLASVNATGQKIPAEHVEPDGRKANVYSEQLRVHESGSEKASYTPPGTPPSRKGIVLRHTSQAPDESVRCTQPGSWSPALPEQQELETKEPLTTDGDQRIEEALQHLRLHGAPSGDTTRKKLTADDVKIPVQVRHRKKEKSEDLVPWQRHVNQLFLRGNNVVSVALLPV